One genomic window of Paenisporosarcina antarctica includes the following:
- the accA gene encoding acetyl-CoA carboxylase carboxyl transferase subunit alpha: MVKTLPFEEPVIQLRDKISELKDFTSNAEVDMTTEIQHLEDRLQKLETDIYVNMQPWDRVQVARHPERPTTLDYIREIFTDFIELHGDRSYGDDEAIVGGIAAFNGLPITIIGHQRGKDTKDNIRRNFGMPHPEGYRKALRLMKQAEKFGRPIICLIDTKGAYPGKAAEERGQSEAIARNLFEMAGLKVPVISVVIGEGGSGGALALGVANHIHMLENSTYSVISPEGAATILWKNSALAKQAAEAMKITAPDLKKMGIVDEIIQESVGGAHRDSKQQAIFLKEALERSIETLSQLSEEELVDNRYNKFKSIGEFTE, encoded by the coding sequence ATGGTTAAAACACTTCCTTTTGAAGAACCTGTCATTCAACTTCGCGATAAGATCAGTGAGTTAAAAGATTTCACTTCAAATGCAGAGGTCGATATGACGACTGAAATTCAACATTTAGAGGATAGGCTTCAAAAATTGGAAACGGATATTTATGTCAATATGCAACCTTGGGACAGAGTCCAAGTCGCCCGACATCCAGAAAGACCTACTACGCTTGACTACATTCGTGAAATATTCACGGATTTTATAGAGCTTCATGGAGACCGTAGTTACGGAGATGACGAAGCTATCGTTGGCGGCATTGCTGCATTTAATGGCTTACCGATTACCATCATAGGTCATCAACGTGGAAAAGATACGAAAGATAATATTCGACGTAACTTTGGTATGCCACATCCTGAAGGTTATCGAAAAGCGCTACGTTTAATGAAACAAGCTGAAAAATTTGGACGTCCAATTATATGCTTAATTGATACAAAAGGTGCTTATCCAGGGAAAGCAGCAGAAGAGCGGGGACAAAGTGAGGCTATTGCGCGCAACTTATTTGAGATGGCCGGTCTAAAAGTTCCTGTTATTAGTGTCGTCATTGGCGAAGGTGGAAGTGGTGGAGCATTAGCACTAGGCGTAGCAAACCACATTCATATGTTAGAAAACTCTACGTACTCCGTTATTTCGCCTGAAGGGGCAGCTACAATATTATGGAAAAACTCTGCACTTGCAAAACAAGCCGCAGAAGCAATGAAAATAACAGCGCCTGATTTAAAAAAGATGGGTATAGTAGATGAAATCATACAAGAATCAGTAGGTGGAGCACACCGTGATTCAAAACAACAAGCAATCTTTTTAAAAGAAGCATTGGAACGTTCAATTGAAACATTAAGTCAATTAAGCGAAGAAGAATTAGTCGATAACCGTTATAATAAATTTAAATCAATTGGTGAATTCACAGAATGA
- a CDS encoding response regulator transcription factor, which translates to MMKKILVVDDESSIVTLLQYNLELAGFNVETASDGLEGYNAVLERKPDLIVLDLMLPKMDGMEVCKALRLQKINTPIIMLTAKDDEFDKVLGLELGADDYMTKPFSPREVTARVKAVLRRSKVSNEETMQKVKDKAFEFGSLRVYPERFEVFLHDETLEFTPKEFELLVYLMENKNRVMTRDQLLSAVWNYDFAGDTRIVDVHISHLRDKIEDNSRKPIFIKTIRGLGYKFEEPKMV; encoded by the coding sequence ATGATGAAGAAAATTCTTGTAGTAGATGATGAAAGTTCAATTGTAACTTTACTTCAATACAATTTAGAGCTAGCAGGTTTCAACGTAGAAACTGCGAGCGATGGTCTAGAAGGATACAATGCTGTTTTGGAAAGAAAACCTGATCTGATTGTCCTTGATTTAATGCTTCCAAAAATGGATGGCATGGAAGTGTGCAAAGCTTTGCGTCTACAAAAAATTAATACACCAATCATTATGCTAACGGCAAAAGATGATGAATTTGATAAAGTATTAGGACTTGAGTTGGGTGCAGATGACTATATGACAAAGCCATTCAGTCCAAGAGAAGTGACTGCACGAGTCAAAGCAGTATTAAGAAGGTCGAAAGTTTCCAATGAAGAAACAATGCAAAAAGTGAAGGATAAAGCTTTTGAATTTGGTTCATTGCGTGTGTATCCAGAACGATTTGAAGTGTTTTTACATGATGAAACATTAGAATTCACCCCGAAAGAATTTGAACTCCTTGTATACCTAATGGAAAATAAAAATCGCGTGATGACACGCGACCAATTGTTAAGTGCTGTTTGGAACTATGATTTTGCCGGCGATACTCGAATTGTTGATGTTCATATTAGTCATCTCAGAGACAAAATTGAAGATAATAGTCGTAAACCAATATTTATAAAAACAATTCGAGGTCTTGGATATAAATTTGAGGAGCCTAAAATGGTATGA
- the mdh gene encoding malate dehydrogenase, whose protein sequence is MTMKRKKISVIGSGFTGATTAFFLAQKELGDVVLVDIPQMESPTKGKALDMLEAAPVQGFDANITGTSNYEDTKDSDIVIITAGIARKPGMSRDDLVQTNQKIMKMVTAEVAKYSPNTIIIVLTNPVDAMTYTAYKESGFPKERVIGQSGVLDSARFRTFVAQELNMSVKDITGFVLGGHGDDMVPLVRYSHAGGIPLETLIPKERLAEIVDRTRKGGAEIVNLLGNGSAYYAPAASLVEMAEAILKDQRRVLPSIAFLEGEYGLHGIYLGVPTILGAGGIEKIIELDLTEAEKVELNKSVESVKKVMKILA, encoded by the coding sequence ATTACAATGAAACGTAAAAAGATTTCAGTTATCGGTTCTGGTTTTACAGGAGCTACAACAGCATTCTTTCTAGCTCAAAAGGAATTAGGAGACGTTGTTTTAGTTGATATTCCACAAATGGAAAGCCCAACAAAAGGAAAAGCTCTTGATATGTTAGAAGCAGCTCCAGTTCAAGGATTTGATGCAAATATTACTGGTACTTCTAACTATGAAGATACGAAAGACTCAGATATCGTTATTATTACAGCAGGTATTGCTCGTAAACCAGGTATGAGTCGTGACGATTTGGTTCAAACAAACCAAAAAATAATGAAAATGGTTACTGCTGAAGTAGCTAAATACTCTCCAAACACAATAATTATTGTGTTGACAAACCCAGTAGATGCAATGACTTACACAGCATATAAAGAATCAGGGTTTCCGAAAGAACGCGTAATCGGTCAATCAGGTGTACTTGATTCAGCACGTTTCCGTACATTTGTAGCACAAGAATTAAACATGTCTGTTAAAGACATCACTGGTTTTGTTCTTGGAGGCCACGGTGACGATATGGTTCCTTTAGTACGCTATTCACACGCAGGTGGAATTCCTTTGGAAACATTGATACCAAAAGAACGTTTAGCTGAAATTGTAGATCGCACACGTAAAGGTGGAGCAGAAATCGTGAACCTTCTTGGTAACGGTTCAGCTTACTATGCACCAGCTGCATCTTTAGTTGAAATGGCTGAAGCGATTCTAAAGGACCAACGTCGTGTATTACCGTCAATCGCTTTCCTTGAAGGTGAATATGGTTTACACGGAATTTACCTTGGTGTACCTACAATTCTTGGAGCTGGTGGAATTGAAAAAATTATCGAACTTGACTTAACTGAAGCTGAAAAAGTTGAGTTAAATAAATCGGTAGAGTCTGTAAAGAAAGTAATGAAAATATTAGCTTAA
- a CDS encoding AI-2E family transporter — translation MYANIESLLKKWLPIVVIVILAWLIYPVTVAILIAYFSYPIVYSFQKVSRLPRWITALFFECALLAFIILVATLVVKELFEIVYPFRFHLEEVLLYANKANWQSVIEGLSMVSESLLKKITLFIQHLPEQFVETFVFLVALFFALQESLKSRTWFFIYIPSRTRKTLKPLFLSATDLFEKFTKVEIKLFLLTFLQLTIGFYAMQFSSPIGLAFLISFADFMPFVGTGVFLIPMAVYFILTQQTTLGIIILLLYAFILLSRQLFESFLWANTMHIRAVHVFFISACSLLLFGVPGILLSPFLLLAAVHFRQHKWFT, via the coding sequence GTGTATGCAAACATTGAAAGTTTATTAAAGAAATGGCTTCCAATTGTTGTAATTGTAATTCTTGCTTGGCTTATCTACCCCGTAACCGTCGCTATATTAATTGCTTATTTTTCATACCCCATAGTTTATTCGTTTCAAAAAGTTAGTCGGTTACCTAGATGGATAACCGCTCTTTTTTTTGAATGCGCGTTGTTGGCATTTATCATACTTGTAGCAACTTTAGTAGTTAAAGAACTCTTTGAAATAGTTTATCCATTTCGGTTTCATCTAGAAGAAGTATTACTTTATGCAAATAAAGCAAATTGGCAATCTGTCATTGAGGGTTTATCAATGGTGAGTGAGAGCTTACTTAAAAAAATAACATTATTCATCCAACATCTACCAGAACAATTTGTGGAAACCTTCGTATTTTTAGTTGCTCTCTTCTTCGCTTTACAAGAGTCATTGAAATCTCGGACCTGGTTCTTTATTTATATTCCGTCTAGAACAAGAAAGACCTTAAAGCCATTATTTCTAAGTGCAACGGATCTTTTTGAGAAGTTTACTAAAGTAGAGATCAAATTATTTTTATTAACTTTCTTGCAACTTACTATCGGGTTTTATGCGATGCAATTTTCCTCACCAATTGGACTTGCATTTCTAATTTCTTTTGCTGATTTCATGCCTTTTGTAGGGACAGGCGTATTTTTAATCCCGATGGCTGTTTACTTCATTTTAACACAGCAAACAACTCTAGGAATCATCATACTATTACTTTATGCATTTATCTTGCTAAGTCGACAGTTATTTGAGTCGTTTCTATGGGCAAATACTATGCACATACGAGCGGTGCATGTTTTTTTCATTAGTGCATGTTCCCTCTTACTATTCGGAGTTCCCGGGATATTACTAAGTCCATTTTTATTACTTGCTGCAGTACATTTCAGGCAACATAAATGGTTTACATAA
- a CDS encoding FxsA family protein — protein sequence MKWLVLILIVVPVIEIGILLWAGNTLGVLPTILIILGTGILGAFLAKMQGLKAIRDVQMQMKNLQAPGDAMVNALFVFAGGIMLLSPGFVTDIFGFLFLFSPTRQLFKPIVYKWIRSKMKKGQLIVM from the coding sequence ATGAAATGGTTAGTGTTAATTTTAATCGTCGTGCCTGTGATCGAGATTGGAATATTATTATGGGCCGGGAATACATTAGGTGTTCTGCCAACGATATTAATAATTCTTGGAACTGGTATTCTTGGAGCATTTTTAGCCAAAATGCAAGGGTTAAAAGCCATTAGAGATGTACAAATGCAGATGAAAAACTTACAAGCTCCTGGTGATGCTATGGTCAATGCTTTGTTTGTATTCGCAGGTGGTATTATGTTATTATCACCAGGGTTTGTGACCGATATATTTGGTTTCTTGTTTTTATTTTCACCAACAAGACAGTTATTTAAGCCCATTGTTTACAAGTGGATACGTTCAAAAATGAAAAAAGGGCAATTGATAGTTATGTAA
- the icd gene encoding NADP-dependent isocitrate dehydrogenase, giving the protein MTNGGKITVENGVLNVPNNPIIPYIEGDGIGADIWVASANVLEASVKKAYNGEKSIVWKEVLAGEKAFNQTGEWLPNETLDVIREYLIAIKGPLTTPIGGGFRSLNVALRQELDLYACVRPVRYFDGVPSPVKRPEDTDMVIFRENTEDIYAGIEFAQGSDEAKKIIDFLQNEMGTKNIRFPETSGIGIKPISEEGTKRLVRAALTYIFKEGRQSLTIVHKGNIMKFTEGAFKTWAYEVAEQEFGDQTFTWNQYDQIKAEQGAQAADKAQTEALASGKILVKDSIADIFLQQILTRPKEFDVVATMNLNGDYISDALAAQVGGIGIAPGANINYLTGHAIFEATHGTAPKYAGLDKVNPSSLILSGVLMLEHLGWTEAAKLVMDSMEKTISSKVVTYDFARLMDGATEVKCSEFANELIKNL; this is encoded by the coding sequence ATGACAAACGGTGGCAAAATTACAGTTGAAAATGGTGTACTTAATGTACCAAACAATCCAATCATTCCTTATATTGAAGGAGACGGAATTGGTGCAGATATCTGGGTTGCATCTGCAAACGTATTAGAAGCTTCAGTTAAAAAAGCATACAACGGTGAGAAATCAATCGTATGGAAAGAAGTATTAGCTGGTGAAAAAGCATTTAACCAAACGGGTGAATGGTTACCTAATGAAACTTTAGATGTAATTCGTGAGTATTTAATCGCAATTAAAGGGCCTTTAACGACACCAATTGGTGGAGGTTTCCGCTCTTTAAACGTTGCTTTGCGTCAAGAGTTAGATTTATATGCTTGTGTACGTCCAGTTCGTTACTTTGATGGTGTACCTTCTCCGGTAAAACGTCCTGAAGATACAGACATGGTTATTTTCCGTGAAAATACAGAAGATATTTACGCTGGTATTGAGTTCGCACAAGGTTCTGATGAAGCTAAAAAAATAATTGATTTTCTACAAAACGAGATGGGTACTAAAAATATTCGATTCCCAGAAACTTCTGGAATCGGTATTAAGCCGATATCTGAAGAAGGAACAAAGCGTTTAGTGCGTGCTGCACTTACTTATATCTTTAAAGAAGGCCGCCAGTCTTTAACAATTGTTCATAAAGGAAATATCATGAAGTTTACTGAAGGAGCTTTCAAAACTTGGGCTTACGAAGTTGCTGAACAAGAATTTGGTGATCAAACGTTCACTTGGAACCAATATGATCAAATTAAAGCTGAACAAGGTGCACAAGCTGCAGACAAAGCGCAAACTGAGGCATTAGCTTCAGGTAAAATTCTTGTAAAAGATTCAATTGCTGATATCTTCTTACAACAGATTTTAACTCGTCCAAAAGAATTTGACGTAGTAGCAACAATGAACTTAAATGGTGATTACATTTCTGATGCACTTGCTGCACAAGTGGGTGGAATTGGTATTGCACCAGGAGCAAACATTAACTACTTAACTGGACATGCTATTTTTGAAGCTACTCATGGTACTGCTCCTAAATATGCAGGTTTAGATAAAGTTAACCCATCATCTTTAATCCTTTCAGGTGTACTAATGCTTGAGCATCTTGGTTGGACAGAAGCTGCTAAGTTAGTAATGGATTCTATGGAAAAAACAATTTCTTCTAAAGTTGTAACTTATGACTTTGCCCGTTTAATGGATGGTGCTACTGAAGTGAAATGTTCAGAGTTCGCTAACGAATTAATTAAAAACCTGTAA
- a CDS encoding MaoC/PaaZ C-terminal domain-containing protein has product MILGKKRKLGRKVEEMSVGEKLKLTEKIEDKDLLLYLGLTNDGNPLYIQHDFASQTSYGKPIVPAIMLTGIVTSAISKYLPGPGSHIVEQHLKFLKPVYHYTTIDFLLQVISVDVEKNLVEIEVTAINEDGDTVIEGKITSTPPRLENQLTSQAMDNF; this is encoded by the coding sequence ATGATACTTGGGAAAAAACGCAAACTCGGAAGAAAAGTCGAAGAAATGTCAGTAGGAGAAAAGCTCAAACTGACAGAGAAAATTGAAGACAAAGATTTACTTTTGTATTTAGGTTTAACAAATGACGGAAATCCATTGTATATTCAACATGATTTTGCTTCTCAAACATCCTATGGTAAACCAATCGTTCCAGCCATTATGCTAACTGGAATAGTTACTTCTGCAATTTCTAAATACTTACCAGGTCCGGGTTCACACATTGTAGAACAACATTTGAAATTCCTGAAACCTGTGTATCATTACACTACCATTGATTTTTTATTACAAGTTATATCTGTGGATGTAGAGAAGAACTTGGTGGAAATAGAAGTGACTGCTATTAATGAAGATGGAGATACAGTGATTGAAGGGAAAATTACTTCAACACCTCCACGTTTAGAAAATCAATTAACATCTCAAGCAATGGACAATTTTTAA
- the pfkA gene encoding 6-phosphofructokinase has product MKRIGVLTSGGDAPGMNAAVRAVVRKAIYHEIEVMGIYNGYQGLIDGKIVQLDLGSVGDIIQRGGTKLYSARCPEFLTEEGQQKAIAQMKKHGIEGLVVIGGDGSYRGAMALTSKGLPSIGVPGTIDNDIPGTDYTIGFDTALNTVIEAIDKIRDTATSHERTFIIEVMGRDAGDLALWAGLAGGAETIVIPEVQFNLEDILLRLRSGHERGKKHSIIIVSEGVMSANEFSKILKEHIDIEIRVSVLGHIQRGGTPTARDRVLASLFGARAVEMLMEGRGGLAIGMRNHQVVEYSMTEAFQGKRKADLSMYKLSKELSI; this is encoded by the coding sequence TTGAAAAGAATCGGTGTTTTAACAAGTGGTGGGGATGCACCAGGCATGAATGCTGCCGTGCGTGCAGTAGTCAGAAAAGCTATATATCATGAAATAGAAGTTATGGGAATCTACAATGGCTACCAAGGTTTAATAGATGGAAAAATCGTGCAGCTTGATTTAGGTTCTGTTGGAGATATTATTCAACGAGGAGGCACAAAATTATATTCAGCCCGATGTCCAGAGTTTTTGACTGAAGAAGGACAACAAAAAGCCATAGCTCAAATGAAGAAGCATGGTATTGAAGGTTTAGTGGTTATTGGCGGAGATGGATCTTATCGGGGAGCAATGGCTCTAACATCTAAAGGATTACCGAGCATAGGGGTACCTGGGACGATTGACAATGATATTCCTGGTACAGATTATACAATTGGCTTTGATACAGCTCTCAATACTGTTATAGAAGCTATCGATAAGATCCGAGACACTGCAACTTCACATGAACGAACATTTATTATTGAAGTAATGGGTCGAGATGCAGGTGATTTGGCTTTATGGGCAGGTTTAGCAGGTGGGGCAGAAACAATTGTGATTCCTGAAGTACAGTTTAATCTAGAAGATATATTACTACGACTACGCAGTGGACATGAACGTGGCAAAAAACATAGCATTATTATCGTCTCTGAAGGTGTCATGAGTGCCAATGAATTTTCGAAAATATTAAAAGAACATATCGACATTGAAATTAGAGTTTCTGTACTGGGACATATACAACGAGGTGGAACACCAACAGCTCGTGATCGTGTGTTAGCTAGCCTTTTTGGGGCTCGAGCAGTTGAAATGTTAATGGAAGGTCGTGGAGGTCTTGCCATTGGCATGCGTAATCATCAAGTGGTAGAATACTCAATGACAGAAGCTTTCCAAGGTAAGCGTAAAGCGGATTTATCAATGTATAAATTATCTAAAGAATTATCCATTTAG
- the citZ gene encoding citrate synthase, translating into MTSTKGLEGVVATQSAISSIIDDTLTYVGYDIDDLAEHASFEEVIYLLWHKRLPKADELLELKQQLADNMAVPQEVLNHFKTYPIDKVHPMTALRTSVSILGLYDENAEDMSVEANYLKAIQLQAKMSTLITAFARVRKGQDPIAPKSDLSYAANFLYMLNGTVPEAIEEEAFNKALVLHADHELNASTFTARVCVATLSDVYSGVVAALGALKGPLHGGANEQVMKMLMEIGSVENVEPYINNKLNNKEKIMGFGHRVYEKGDPRAKHLREMSQKLTKIRGEEKWYEMSIKIDEIVTGQKNLPPNVDFYSASVYHSLNIDHDLFTPVFAVSRVSGWLAHILEQYSNNRLIRPRAEYIGPGMQKYVPVEKR; encoded by the coding sequence ATGACATCAACAAAAGGTCTTGAAGGAGTGGTAGCAACACAATCAGCTATCAGTTCTATCATTGATGACACACTTACATACGTAGGCTATGATATTGACGATTTAGCTGAACATGCAAGTTTTGAAGAAGTAATTTACTTGCTATGGCACAAACGATTACCTAAAGCAGATGAATTGCTTGAACTTAAACAACAATTAGCGGATAATATGGCAGTTCCTCAAGAGGTTCTTAACCACTTTAAAACATATCCAATTGATAAAGTACACCCAATGACAGCTCTTCGTACATCAGTATCTATACTTGGATTGTATGATGAAAATGCAGAAGATATGTCTGTTGAAGCGAACTACTTGAAAGCCATTCAACTTCAAGCAAAAATGTCGACTTTAATTACAGCTTTTGCTCGTGTTCGTAAAGGACAAGATCCAATTGCTCCAAAAAGTGATTTAAGTTATGCAGCAAACTTCTTATACATGCTTAATGGTACAGTTCCTGAAGCTATTGAAGAAGAAGCTTTCAATAAAGCATTAGTACTGCATGCAGACCATGAATTAAATGCCTCAACATTTACAGCACGTGTTTGTGTGGCTACACTATCAGATGTTTATTCTGGTGTCGTTGCAGCACTTGGTGCTCTTAAAGGTCCTCTTCACGGTGGAGCAAACGAGCAAGTGATGAAGATGTTAATGGAAATTGGTTCAGTTGAAAACGTTGAACCTTATATAAATAATAAATTAAATAACAAAGAAAAAATCATGGGCTTTGGTCACCGTGTTTACGAAAAAGGGGATCCACGTGCAAAACACTTACGTGAAATGTCTCAGAAATTAACAAAAATTCGTGGAGAAGAAAAATGGTACGAGATGTCAATTAAAATTGATGAAATCGTAACAGGCCAAAAAAATCTACCACCAAATGTTGATTTTTATTCAGCGTCAGTCTATCATTCTTTAAATATTGACCACGACTTATTTACACCGGTCTTTGCTGTATCGCGTGTTTCTGGATGGTTAGCACATATATTAGAACAATATTCTAATAACCGCTTAATCCGTCCGCGTGCTGAATACATCGGACCTGGTATGCAAAAATATGTACCAGTTGAAAAACGCTAG
- the pyk gene encoding pyruvate kinase, protein MRKTKIVCTIGPASETPEILEQLIEAGMNVARLNFSHGNHEEHGIRITRIREASKKTGKIVGILLDTKGPEIRTHQMENDAIELVSGQSIAISMTEVLGTTELFSITYNQLIEDVSKNSIILLDDGLIELRVSSVDLASGLIHTVVNNSGTLKNKKGVNVPGVSVQLPGITDKDKQDILFGIEQGVDFVAASFVRRAKDVMEIRELLERNDGGYIQIIPKIENQEGVDNIDAIILVSDGLMVARGDLGVEIPAEEVPLVQKSLISKCNQAGKPVITATQMLDSMQRNPRPTRAEASDVANAIFDGTDAIMLSGETAAGLYPVESVRTMDKIAIRTEDALDYRAIVSAKSKSNKVSMTDAIGQAVAHTSINLKAKAIIAPTESGHTAKMISKYRQGAPIIAVTSTERPSRKLTLVWGVYPIVAQKVGSTDEILELSVEESLKHNYVKHGDLVIITAGVPVGEAGTTNLMKVHLIGDIVAKGQGIGKMVAFGRTVVANNAQEALNVDTTDAILVTIGSDRDMMPAIHKCAGLITEEGGLTSHAAVVGLSLGIPVIVGVKNATKLIENGQDVTMDAESGVIYSGLASVL, encoded by the coding sequence ATGCGAAAAACAAAAATTGTATGTACAATCGGTCCAGCTAGTGAAACTCCAGAAATACTTGAACAATTGATTGAAGCAGGAATGAATGTAGCTCGTTTAAACTTTTCTCATGGAAATCACGAAGAACACGGGATACGTATTACGCGTATTCGCGAGGCTTCTAAGAAAACCGGGAAAATTGTGGGCATCTTATTAGATACAAAAGGTCCAGAAATTCGCACGCATCAAATGGAAAACGATGCAATAGAATTAGTATCAGGCCAATCTATAGCTATTTCAATGACTGAAGTTTTGGGAACAACTGAATTGTTCTCAATCACATATAACCAATTAATTGAAGATGTTAGTAAAAACTCCATCATTTTATTAGATGATGGATTAATTGAACTTAGAGTGTCTAGTGTAGATTTAGCCTCAGGGTTGATTCATACCGTAGTAAACAATTCTGGTACTCTAAAAAATAAAAAAGGAGTTAACGTACCAGGAGTTTCTGTACAACTTCCTGGAATTACGGATAAAGACAAGCAAGATATTTTATTCGGTATTGAACAAGGTGTTGACTTTGTTGCTGCTTCATTCGTTCGTCGTGCAAAAGATGTTATGGAAATCCGTGAATTGCTTGAAAGAAATGACGGTGGATACATTCAAATTATTCCGAAAATCGAGAACCAAGAAGGTGTCGATAACATTGATGCCATTATATTAGTATCGGATGGGTTAATGGTTGCTCGTGGAGATTTAGGGGTAGAAATACCAGCTGAAGAAGTACCTTTAGTGCAAAAAAGCTTAATCAGTAAATGTAATCAAGCAGGAAAACCAGTAATTACTGCGACACAAATGTTAGATTCTATGCAACGTAATCCACGTCCTACGCGAGCAGAAGCTAGCGATGTAGCAAACGCTATCTTTGATGGTACAGATGCCATTATGCTATCGGGTGAGACTGCAGCAGGCCTTTACCCAGTAGAATCTGTAAGAACAATGGACAAAATTGCAATTCGTACTGAGGATGCACTCGATTATCGTGCGATTGTTTCAGCGAAAAGTAAATCCAATAAAGTTAGTATGACAGATGCGATCGGTCAAGCTGTAGCACATACGTCTATTAATTTAAAAGCTAAAGCTATTATTGCTCCTACTGAAAGTGGCCATACAGCGAAAATGATTTCTAAATACCGTCAAGGTGCTCCAATCATTGCTGTTACTTCTACTGAAAGACCATCTCGTAAATTGACACTTGTTTGGGGCGTTTACCCAATTGTTGCTCAAAAAGTTGGTTCAACTGATGAAATTTTAGAACTTTCAGTTGAAGAAAGTTTGAAACATAATTACGTTAAACATGGTGATCTGGTCATTATTACTGCAGGTGTGCCTGTAGGAGAAGCTGGTACTACAAACTTGATGAAAGTTCATTTAATAGGCGATATTGTAGCAAAAGGACAAGGTATCGGAAAAATGGTTGCATTCGGACGTACTGTTGTGGCAAATAATGCTCAAGAAGCATTAAATGTTGATACAACCGATGCTATTTTAGTTACTATTGGTTCTGACCGTGATATGATGCCTGCTATACACAAATGTGCTGGACTCATTACAGAAGAAGGTGGACTAACTAGTCATGCTGCTGTTGTGGGGTTAAGCCTTGGTATTCCAGTAATTGTTGGTGTGAAAAATGCCACAAAACTGATTGAAAATGGTCAGGATGTCACGATGGACGCAGAATCTGGTGTTATTTATTCGGGTCTTGCAAGTGTTTTATAA